A genome region from Gossypium hirsutum isolate 1008001.06 chromosome A04, Gossypium_hirsutum_v2.1, whole genome shotgun sequence includes the following:
- the LOC121228218 gene encoding bifunctional epoxide hydrolase 2 codes for MEKIQHSHVQARGLKLHVAQSGTGPKVVLFLHGFPEIWYSWRHQMIAVANAGFRAIAFDFRGYGLSDHPPEPEKASFKDLVDDVVALLDLLGINKVFLVGKDFGAVPAFMVAVIHPERVLGVITLGIPFLIPGPVGIQFDLLPKGFYILRWAEPGRAEADFGRFDVKTVVRNIYILFCRSELQVAGENEEIMDLVDPSTPLPPWFTEEDLEVYATLYQNSGFRTALQVPYRCSQLDYGITNPKVTAPSLLIMGEKDYFMKFPGMEEYMKKGIVKQFMPNLDITFMPEGNHFVQEQLPEQVNELIITFLNKD; via the exons atggaaaagaTTCAGCACAGCCATGTCCAAGCGCGAGGATTAAAGCTTCACGTAGCCCAAAGTGGAACAG GTCCTAAGGTGGTGCTTTTCCTGCATGGCTTCCCGGAGATTTGGTATTCATGGAGGCACCAGATGATTGCTGTGGCTAATGCTGGTTTCCGAGCAATTGCTTTTGATTTCAGGGGCTACGGACTCTCCGACCACCCACCGGAGCCCGAAAAAGCTAGTTTCAAGGACCTTGTCGACGATGTTGTTGCCCTTCTTGATTTGTTGGGAATCAATAAG GTTTTTCTTGTTGGGAAGGATTTTGGAGCAGTGCCTGCATTTATGGTAGCTGTTATCCACCCTGAAAGGGTGTTAGGTGTCATAACACTAGGCATTCCTTTCCTTATACCTGGTCCTGTTGGTATCCAATTTGATCTCCTCCCCAAAGGCTTCTACATATTAAGATGGGCAGAACCAGGAAGAGCTGAAGCGgatttcggccgatttgatgttaAGACCGTTGTAAGAAACATTTACATTCTCTTCTGCAGAAGTGAGCTACAAGTAGCTGGTGAAAACGAGGAGATAATGGACTTGGTTGATCCATCTACTCCACTGCCACCATGGTTCACAGAGGAGGATCTTGAGGTCTATGCAACTTTATATCAAAATTCTGGTTTCCGAACCGCATTGCAGGTCCCCTACAGGTGCTCTCAATTGGATTATGGTATAACCAATCCAAAAGTGACAGCTCCATCATTGCTGATAATGGGGGAGAAGGACTATTTTATGAAATTCCCAGGAATGGAGGAGTACATGAAGAAAGGGATAGTGAAGCAGTTTATGCCTAATCTGGACATCACTTTCATGCCAGAAGGGAATCACTTTGTTCAAGAACAACTACCAGAGCAGGTGAATGAGCTCATCATCACTTTCCTCAACAAAGATTAG
- the LOC121228219 gene encoding probable polyol transporter 4 has protein sequence MGLVGVQENGKGEMALSLGNKSKYKRMDSELSDDFDDEASNHYNELERKKSIRKYVLACAIFASLNNVLLGYDVGVMSGAIIFIQEDLKISEVQEEVLVGILSIISLLGSLAGGRTSDIIGRKWTIAFAAVIFQIGAAIMTFAPSFQILMIGRVLAGVGIGFGVMIAPVYIAEISPTVDRGSLTSFPEIFINLGILLGYVSNYAFSGLSVHINWRVMLAVGILPSVFIGFALFIIPESPRWLVMQNRVEDARSVLLKTNENEKDVDERLSEIVAAAGMSNGEKNEEKAVWRELLSPSPPLRRMLITGFGIQCFQQITGIDATVYYSPEIFKEAGIENNSKLLAATVAVGVTKTAFILIATFLVDRVGRKPLLYVSTIGMTVCLLTLSLTLGFLGHGQLGIALAVLCVCGNVAFFSVGMGPICWILTSEIFPLRLRAQASALGAVGNRVCSGLVAMSFLSLSRTITVGGTFLLFALLSALSVLFAYKCVPETKGKSLEQIELLFDNHNEWQGSEVEMGDSEHLVQKA, from the exons ATGGGGTTGGTTGGTGTCCAAGAAAATGGTAAAGGTGAAATGGCTTTGTCTTTGGGGAACAAGAGCAAGTACAAGAGAATGGATTCTGAGCTATctgatgattttgatgatgaggCTTCAAATCATTATAATGAACTAGAGAGGAAGAAAAGTATCAGGAAATATGTTCTTGCTTGTGCTATTTTTGCATCTCTCAACAATGTTCTTCTTGGCTATG ATGTAGGTGTCATGAGTGGAGCGATTATATTTATTCAGGAAGATCTGAAGATAAGTGAGGTACAAGAAGAAGTTCTCGTTGGGATTTTGAGCATCATTTCCCTTTTGGGTAGCTTAGCTGGTGGAAGGACATCTGATATCATTGGTAGAAAATGGACAATTGCCTTTGCAGCTGTTATATTTCAGATTGGTGCAGCTATTATGACATTTGCACCTTCATTCCAGATACTAATGATAGGACGAGTTTTGGCTGGGGTTGGTATAGGCTTTGGAGTCATGATTGCTCCGGTCTATATTGCTGAGATATCGCCAACTGTCGATAGAGGCTCTCTTACTTCCTTCCCTGAGATTTTCATAAATCTAGGAATTTTGCTTGGTTATGTCTCAAATTATGCATTTTCCGGACTTTCAGTTCATATAAACTGGAGGGTGATGCTCGCTGTTGGAATCTTGCCTTCAGTCTTCATAGGATTTGCACTTTTTATCATCCCTGAATCGCCAAGGTGGTTGGTAATGCAGAACCGAGTTGAAGATGCGAGATCTGTGCTATTAAAGacaaatgaaaatgagaaagatgTGGATGAGAGGCTCTCGGAAATAGTAGCAGCGGCTGGAATGTCTAATGGAGAGAAGAATGAAGAGAAAGCTGTATGGCGTGAACTTCTAAGTCCTTCTCCTCCACTTCGTCGGATGCTGATCACGGGATTCGGAATCCAGTGTTTCCAACAAATCACCGGAATAGATGCAACTGTGTATTATAGTCCTGAAATCTTCAAGGAAGCTGGGATTGAGAATAACTCTAAGCTTCTTGCTGCAACAGTTGCCGTGGGTGTTACAAAGACCGCTTTTATATTGATTGCTACATTTCTTGTGGATAGAGTTGGGAGGAAGCCCTTACTCTACGTGAGCACAATTGGGATGACGGTCTGTTTGTTAACCTTAAGCCTTACCCTTGGTTTTCTGGGTCACGGGCAGCTTGGAATTGCACTTGCGGTCTTGTGCGTTTGTGGTAATGTAGCTTTCTTTTCGGTGGGAATGGGTCCTATTTGCTGGATTTTGACATCAGAAATCTTTCCATTGAGGTTGCGAGCTCAAGCATCTGCTCTCGGGGCTGTAGGTAACAGGGTATGTAGTGGCCTAGTTGCCATGTCATTCCTCTCTCTATCTCGTACAATTACAGTGGGCGGAACCTTTCTCCTCTTTGCACTGTTGTCAGCTCTTTCTGTTCTCTTTGCTTACAAATGTGTTCCGGAGACGAAGGGAAAATCATTGGAACAGATTGAGTTGCTTTTCGACAATCATAATGAATGGCAAGGAAGTGAAGTGGAGATGGGAGACTCCGAGCATCTAGTACAGAAAGCGTGA
- the LOC121228220 gene encoding protochlorophyllide reductase has protein sequence MALQAASSLPPTISIHKEAKSNACLKETTLFGVPFSTHFSFPLHLTQELRKKGVAAGIVRAQTAATTPAVDRAAPQGKKTLRKGNVIITGASSGLGLATAKALAETGEWHVIMACRNFLKAEKAAKSVGITKENYSVMHLDLASLESVRQFANTFRRSGRPLDALVCNAAVYLPTAKEPTYTAEGFELSVGTNHLGHFLLARLLLDDLKQSDYPYKRLIIVGSITGNTNTLAGNVPPKANLGDLRGLAGGLNGIQSSAMIDGGDFDGAKAYKDSKVCNMLTMQEFHRRYHEETGITFASLYPGCIATTGLFREHIPLFRLLFPPFQKYITKGYVSEEEAGGRLAQVVSDPSLTKSGVYWSWNKNSESFENQLSKEASDAEKARKLWEVSEKLVGLA, from the exons ATGGCTCTCCAAGCAGCTTCATCGCTCCCACCCACCATCTCCATTCACAAAGAG GCCAAATCTAATGCTTGTCTTAAAGAGACAACTCTGTTTGGTGTTCCATTTTCAACCCATTTCAGCTTTCCTCTTCATTTAACTCAG GAACTCAGGAAAAAGGGAGTAGCTGCCGGAATTGTTCGAGCACAAACAGCTGCTACAACTCCGGCAGTCGATCGGGCTGCTCCACAAGGGAAGAAGACCTTGAGAAAGGGTAATGTGATAATAACCGGTGCGTCGTCCGGTTTAGGCTTAGCGACGGCCAAGGCTCTTGCCGAGACAGGGGAATGGCATGTAATCATGGCGTGTAGAAATTTTCTCAAGGCTGAGAAAGCTGCTAAATCGGTTGGCATTACGAAGGAGAATTATTCCGTGATGCATTTGGACCTTGCGTCGCTTGAAAGTGTGCGGCAATTTGCGAATACCTTCCGTCGCTCGGGCAGGCCGCTTGATGCTTTGGTTTGCAATGCTGCTGTGTACTTGCCAACTGCTAAGGAACCGACTTATACCGCCGAAGGGTTCGAACTCAGCGTCGGAACAAACCATCTCGGTCATTTCCTCCTAGCAAGGCTACTCCTAGATGACCTCAAGCAGTCAGATTATCCTTATAAGCGTCTCATTATTGTTGGTTCAATTACAG GAAACACAAACACATTGGCCGGGAATGTGCCACCGAAAGCTAACCTCGGGGACCTTAGAGGTCTTGCAGGAGGCTTGAATGGAATACAGAGTTCAGCCATGATAGATGGAGGAGATTTTGATGGTGCCAAGGCATATAAAGACAGCAAAGTTTGTAATATGCTCACCATGCAAGAATTCCACAGGCGGTACCACGAGGAAACCGGAATCACCTTTGCCTCCCTTTACCCCGGTTGCATTGCAACAACAGGTCTGTTTAGGGAACACATTCCATTGTTCCGTCTTCTCTTCCCACCGTTTCAAAAGTACATTACGAAAGGCTATGTTTCGGAAGAAGAAGCTGGGGGCAGACTTGCACAG GTTGTGAGTGATCCAAGTCTTACAAAATCAGGTGTTTACTGGAGTTGGAACAAGAACTCAGAATCATTTGAAAACCAGCTTTCAAAAGAGGCAAGCGACGCGGAGAAGGCACGGAAGTTGTGGGAGGTTAGCGAGAAGTTGGTTGGTTTGGCTTAA